A single window of Sander lucioperca isolate FBNREF2018 chromosome 22, SLUC_FBN_1.2, whole genome shotgun sequence DNA harbors:
- the adgra1a gene encoding adhesion G protein-coupled receptor A1: MDLKRVLSFPPYPGDYLHPVVYACTAVMLLCLLVSIMTYIVHHSVVRISRNGWHTLLNFLFHTGLTFGVFAGGINQINLPFVCQIVGIVLHYASLSTMLWLTFTARNICKDVSKDPLRPQKRNGPAQTRTKPTILRFYLVSDGVPLMIVGVTAAFGMDNYGSRDDALYCWMAWEPSLGGFYAPMGLLVLVMSVYFLCTYIQLKRHPEKKYELRVLSEEQQQLSFSESNHHCHTDTGGVSGPSGDCPPFATGVSVLANEHSFKSQLRATAFTLFLYLSTWALGALAVSMGHFLDMIFSCLYGAFCVTLGLFLLIQHCAKRDDVWHRWWACCPSKSKSEDGNGDGQSQRQELHQPHCHLSSPCSGKHPLLSPHIVQSSYHKMTPHSQSPAPNHTGPCCVAVMSPVTANPISPLAEPVSSPRPQSLSDELPRPALPLQSCLNDRTKSRSFNRPRPCLQDYRSHMASVSMDGSVHSSHLDSPHAVHHLEGSPLVSVSPQPDLQLPCPSPHLDKQLASCHSLQHQNSCHSVQDSMTSCHSHAHSMHDSISSCHSLLLPAHGAHTCQWHMYSSADHSSTTSCCEKPDPFTSQFQQDPNTYSCMSKTTDKEKDNLCVEVEQKGFPRNTLPRQHGTFSRRGTIGRNMSLQEDSLFGSDAPGNIRTGPWKNETTV, from the exons ATG GATTTGAAGAGAGTGCTGTCCTTCCCACCATACCCCGGGGATTACCTGCATCCAGTGGTGTATGCCTGCACAGCAGTCATGCTGCTCTGTCTGCTCGTCTCCATCATGACCTATATTGTCCACCACAG TGTGGTCCGCATCAGCAGGAATGGCTGGCACACACTCCTCAACTTCCTCTTTCACACGGGGCTGACATTTGGAGTTTTCGCCGGGGGCATCAATCAGATCAACTTACCTTTTGTGTGCCaaatt GTTGGCATTGTGCTCCACTATGCGTCTTTGTCTACCATGCTGTGGCTGACATTTACTGCTAGAAACATCTGTAAGGATGTGTCCAAAGATCCACTTCGGCCCCAGAAGAGGAATGGGCCAGCCCAGACTCGCACCAAACCAACCATCCTCAG ATTTTATCTTGTAAGTGATGGAGTGCCTCTCATGATTGTTGGAGTTACGGCAGCATTTGGTATGGATAACTATGGCAGCAGGGATGACGCTTTGTA TTGCTGGATGGCATGGGAACCAAGCTTGGGAGGTTTCTATGCCCCCATGGGTCTTCTGGTCTTAGTCATGTCTGTATACTTCTTGTGCACTTACATCCAACTTAAACGCCACCCAGAGAAGAAGTATGAGCTGCGAGTTCTGagtgaggagcagcagcagttatCATTTAGTGAGTCAAACCATCATTGCCACACCGACACTGGAGGAGTTTCTGGGCCTAGTGGAGACTGTCCGCCATTTGCAACAGGTGTGTCGGTGCTGGCCAATGAGCACTCATTTAAATCTCAGCTTCGAGCCACAGCCTTCACCCTCTTTCTGTACCTGTCTACCTGGGCTTTAGGAGCATTGGCGGTATCAATGGGGCATTTCCTGGATATGATATTCAGCTGCCTGTATGGGGCTTTTTGTGTCACTTTGGGACTCTTCCTTCTCATCCAGCACTGTGCCAAACGTGATGATGTATGGCACCGCTGGTGGGCCTGTTGCCCGTCCAAGTCCAAGTCAGAGGACGGGAATGGGGACGGACAGAGCCAGAGGCAGGAGCTCCATCAGCCACACTGCCACCTGAGCTCCCCATGCTCAGGCAAGCATCCTCTACTCTCTCCTCACATCGTGCAGAGTTCTTACCACAAAATGACACCACATTCCCAGAGCCCCGCACCCAATCACACAGGTCCATGCTGTGTGGCCGTGATGAGTCCTGTTACCGCCAACCCTATCTCACCTCTCGCTGAACCAGTGTCCTCACCTCGTCCACAGTCGCTTTCTGACGAGCTCCCTCGTCCCGCTCTGCCTCTACAGAGCTGCCTTAATGACAGAACAAAGTCACGCTCCTTCAACCGCCCGCGTCCATGCCTCCAGGACTACCGTTCTCACATGGCTTCCGTCAGTATGGATGGGAGTGTGCACAGCTCCCACCTGGACAGCCCTCATGCAGTGCACCACCTTGAAGGTTCACCACTGGTTTCCGTTAGCCCACAGCCAGACCTCCAGCTCCCCTGCCCCAGCCCTCACTTGGATAAGCAGCTGGCTTCCTGCCACAGTTTGCAACACCAGAACTCCTGCCACAGCGTACAAGACTCAATGACGTCCTGTCACAGCCACGCACACAGCATGCATGACAGCATTTCTTCCTGTCACAGCCTCCTCCTGCCTGCTCATGGGGCCCACACCTGCCAGTGGCACATGTACAGCTCAGCAGATCACTCTTCAACTACAAGCTGCTGTGAGAAACCGGATCCCTTTACCTCGCAATTTCAGCAAGACCCCAACACGTACAGCTGCATGTCAAAGACAACAGATAAAGAAAAGGATAATCTCTGCGTAGAGGTGGAGCAGAAAGGTTTCCCAAGAAATACTCTGCCTCGGCAGCACGGCACTTTCAGCCGGCGAGGTACCATCGGCCGGAACATGAGCCTGCAGGAAGACAGCCTGTTTGGTTCAGACGCCCCAGGAAACATACGGACTGGCCCTTGGAAGAATGAAACCACCGTATAG